In Streptomyces canus, one DNA window encodes the following:
- a CDS encoding tyrosine-type recombinase/integrase has translation MAFGVRMGWVAKELLGQLTEPKYLRYLPPGYDPGEDDQRRTVRSRLIKLASLDAGIEWLTIEQIARLVEVARHARDRFLVLLLWGTGMRIGEALRLRREDMHLLADSQAFGCQVKGPHVHVRRRLNSNGAWAKSRRPRVIPVTTELVACYADYLYERAAVPEAEFTEQVLVNLFRAPLGRAMTYSNAKDLFDRLARAADLIARPHMVRHGAATHWIRGGTDRSVVSDLLGHLSDSSMSVYVHDVPSGWVGFIPSERHARAWF, from the coding sequence CTGCCGCCGGGCTACGACCCGGGCGAGGACGACCAGCGCCGTACGGTTCGGTCCCGGCTGATCAAGCTGGCGTCGCTGGACGCGGGGATCGAGTGGCTGACCATCGAGCAGATCGCGCGCCTGGTGGAGGTGGCCCGGCACGCGCGGGACCGCTTTCTGGTGCTGCTGCTGTGGGGCACGGGGATGCGGATCGGCGAGGCGCTGAGGCTGCGCCGGGAGGACATGCACCTGCTCGCCGACTCCCAGGCGTTCGGCTGCCAGGTGAAGGGCCCGCACGTGCACGTGCGGCGCCGGCTGAACAGCAACGGGGCCTGGGCGAAGTCGCGGCGGCCGCGGGTCATCCCGGTGACCACCGAGCTGGTCGCCTGTTACGCCGACTACCTTTACGAGCGGGCAGCGGTGCCGGAGGCCGAGTTCACCGAGCAGGTTTTGGTGAACCTCTTCCGGGCCCCGCTGGGCCGGGCGATGACCTATTCCAATGCCAAGGACCTCTTCGACCGCCTCGCGCGCGCGGCTGACCTGATCGCCCGCCCGCACATGGTCCGCCACGGCGCGGCGACGCACTGGATCCGCGGTGGCACCGACCGTTCCGTCGTGTCCGACCTGCTGGGGCACCTGTCGGACTCGTCGATGAGTGTGTACGTCCATGATGTGCCCTCCGGCTGGGTGGGGTTCATCCCGAGCGAGCGCCACGCCAGAGCCTGGTTTTGA
- a CDS encoding GNAT family N-acetyltransferase produces the protein MTITYEWRGDVDNSALNKLHAEGFDHPVGRTDWRARLQRHSLGWVCAWEDHRLIGFVNVAWDGGVHAFALDTVVAQRNRSNGVGAALIKAAAEGCRAAGCEWLHVDFEEHLRSFYFDACGFRETTAGLIAL, from the coding sequence ATGACGATCACATATGAGTGGCGGGGCGACGTCGACAACTCAGCTCTCAACAAGCTGCATGCCGAAGGATTCGATCACCCAGTCGGGCGGACGGATTGGCGTGCAAGGCTTCAACGGCACAGCCTCGGCTGGGTCTGCGCCTGGGAGGATCACCGTTTGATTGGCTTCGTCAACGTGGCCTGGGACGGCGGCGTCCATGCGTTCGCCCTGGACACGGTCGTCGCTCAGCGCAATCGTTCGAACGGGGTGGGAGCCGCGCTGATCAAGGCAGCTGCTGAGGGATGTCGTGCTGCGGGGTGCGAGTGGCTGCACGTCGACTTCGAAGAGCACTTGCGATCGTTCTACTTCGATGCCTGCGGCTTCAGAGAGACGACGGCAGGTCTGATCGCCTTGTGA